In Carya illinoinensis cultivar Pawnee chromosome 6, C.illinoinensisPawnee_v1, whole genome shotgun sequence, a single genomic region encodes these proteins:
- the LOC122312573 gene encoding protein FAR-RED IMPAIRED RESPONSE 1-like, with protein sequence MARINVTLNDEGGYILTSVNLEHTHIYSPGNARHFRCFKKVDALVAKRLEINDEAGIQMVKIFKFLLVEAGGYENVPSGEKECRNYIDKARKLRLEVGGVEALCNYFRQMQQKNPDFYYEMDVDDDLRLKNVFWADVRSRATYQSFGDVITFDTAYLTNAYKMPFAPFVV encoded by the coding sequence ATGGCTAGGATTAATGTGactttgaatgatgaaggtggATATATCCTAACTAGCGTAAACTTGGAGCACACACACATTTATAGTCCGGGAAATGCAAGACATTTCAGATGCTTTAAGAAGGTTGATGCTCTTGTGGCTAAGAGGCTTGAAATAAATGACGAGGCTGGAATACAGATggtgaaaattttcaagtttctacTTGTTGAAGCGGGTGGTTACGAGAATGTGCCATCTGGGGAGAAGGAGTGTCGAAACTATATTGACAAAGCGCGAAAACTTCGCCTTGAGGTTGGAGGTGTTGAAGCTCTGTGTAACTACTTTCGACaaatgcaacaaaaaaatcCAGATTTTTATTATGAGATGGATGTGGACGATGACTTGAggttaaaaaatgtattttgggCAGATGTCCGAAGTAGAGCTACGTATCAATCATTCGGGGATGTCATTACATTCGACACAGCGTACCTGACTAATGCCTATAAGATGCCTTTTGCACCCTTTGTGGTGTGA